Proteins encoded in a region of the Orcinus orca chromosome X, mOrcOrc1.1, whole genome shotgun sequence genome:
- the AGTR2 gene encoding type-2 angiotensin II receptor has product MKDNFTLATISKNITSSLHVGLVNISGNESTFNCSHKPSDKHLDAIPILYYIIFVVGFLVNTIVVTLFCCQKGPKKVSSIYIFNLAVADLLLLATLPLWATYYSYRYDWLFGPVMCKVFGSFLTLNMFASIFFITCMSVDRYQSVIYPFLSQRRNPWQASYIVPLVWCMACLSSLPTFYFRDVRTIEYLGVNACIMAFPPEKYAQWSAGIALMKNILGFIIPLIFIATCYFGIRKHLLKTNSYGKNRITRDQVLKMAAAVVLAFIICWLPFHVLTFLDALAWMGVINSCEVIAVIDLALPFAILLGFTNSCINPFLYCFVGNRFQQKLRRVFRVPITWLQGKRESVSCRKSSSLREMETFVS; this is encoded by the coding sequence ATGAAGGACAACTTCACCCTTGCCACCATCAGCAAAAACATTACCAGCAGTCTTCACGTCGGACTTGTGAACATTTCTGGCAATGAGTCTACCTTTAACTGCTCCCATAAGCCATCAGATAAGCATTTAGATGCAATTCCTATTCTCTACTACATTATTTTTGTGGTTGGATTTCTTGTCAATACTATCGTGGTTACACTGTTTTGTTGTCAAAAGGGTCCTAAAAAGGTTTCCAGCATTTACATCTTCAACCTGGCTGTGGCTGACTTACTGCTTTTGGCTACTCTTCCTCTCTGGGCAACCTATTATTCTTACAGATATGACTGGCTCTTTGGACCTGTAATGTGTAAAGTTTTTGGTTCTTTCCTGACCCTGAACATGTTTGCAAGCATTTTTTTTATCACGTGCATGAGTGTTGATAGGTACCAATCTGTCATCTACCCCTTTCTGTCTCAAAGAAGAAATCCCTGGCAAGCATCTTATATAGTTCCACTTGTTTGGTGTATGGCCTGTCTGTCCTCATTGCCAACATTTTACTTCCGAGATGTCAGAACAATTGAATATTTAGGAGTGAATGCTTGCATTATGGCTTTCCCACCTGAGAAGTATGCCCAATGGTCAGCTGGGATTGCCTTAATGAAAAATATCCTTGGTTTTATTATCCCTttaatattcatagcaacatgcTATTTTGGAATCAGAAAACACCTACTGAAGACCAATAGCTATGGGAAGAACAGAATAACTCGTGACCAAGTCCTGAAGATGGCAGCTGCTGTTGTTCTGGCGTTCATCATCTGTTGGCTTCCCTTCCATGTTCTGACCTTCCTGGATGCTCTGGCCTGGATGGGTGTCATTAATAGCTGTGAAGTTATAGCAGTCATTGACCTGGCACTTCCTTTTGCCATCCTCCTGGGATTCACCAACAGCTGCATTAATccctttttgtattgttttgttggAAACCGGTTCCAACAGAAGCTCCGCCGTGTGTTTAGGGTTCCGATTACTTGGCTCCAAGGCAAGAGAGAGAGCGTGTCATGCCGAAAAAGCAGTTCCCTTAGAGAAATGGAGACCTTTGTGTCTTAA